The proteins below are encoded in one region of Shewanella algae:
- a CDS encoding EAL domain-containing protein, giving the protein MLTQQRCDNTDSGNEPGSIGKLFNEYNNAPLTEAHFQEIVARKISGCAQEVAYEVLFRPGKLCLSVEGFYANLHQKELLNLSLEQLHQLAAIDYRHLDVLALAGHKIARLFINIEARIISSLEAELVWLKETLKQQEVELVVEITERLSAKIATTAFASIAKLHDFGVKFALDDFEPKGDLRRHWINTACVDYIKLILPRGFEKSEKVRLDFIDYIYQLKNQAQVKVIVEKVETLEQFLVMELVPYDGLQGYLFSQPEKLAQIELHQHAFG; this is encoded by the coding sequence ATGCTTACGCAGCAGAGATGTGACAATACGGATTCCGGCAATGAGCCGGGCAGCATAGGCAAGCTGTTTAATGAGTACAATAACGCACCATTAACTGAAGCTCATTTTCAGGAGATAGTTGCCAGAAAAATAAGCGGCTGTGCCCAAGAGGTGGCTTATGAAGTATTATTCAGGCCTGGAAAGCTATGCTTAAGTGTGGAAGGCTTCTATGCCAATCTGCATCAAAAAGAGCTATTGAATTTATCTCTGGAGCAGTTGCATCAATTGGCGGCTATTGATTACAGGCATCTCGATGTTTTGGCCCTGGCTGGCCACAAAATTGCACGGCTGTTTATCAATATAGAAGCTAGAATCATCTCATCTTTAGAGGCTGAATTGGTTTGGCTAAAAGAAACATTGAAACAACAAGAGGTGGAGTTGGTTGTTGAAATTACGGAACGTTTGTCAGCCAAGATTGCTACAACTGCTTTTGCCAGTATCGCCAAGTTACATGATTTTGGTGTTAAATTTGCTTTGGATGACTTTGAGCCTAAAGGTGATTTGAGACGGCATTGGATTAATACTGCTTGCGTCGATTATATCAAATTGATCCTTCCCCGCGGTTTTGAAAAATCAGAAAAAGTCAGGCTGGATTTTATTGACTATATATATCAATTAAAAAATCAGGCTCAGGTTAAGGTGATTGTTGAAAAGGTAGAGACGCTGGAGCAATTTTTGGTGATGGAGTTGGTACCCTATGATGGTTTGCAGGGATACCTGTTTTCCCAGCCGGAAAAGCTGGCGCAAATAGAGTTGCACCAGCATGCCTTTGGGTGA
- a CDS encoding winged helix-turn-helix domain-containing protein, which yields MDITKGRKIITARQNNDNPIIKTDTKGYKCSIPEFYILKELYLSRGQAVSRDKLLDAGWHGRIVSPNSIPVAIANLRRIFREISGNNIIFTKKGFGYGLDTLQGNIQLEFINDNINPVYTEAVTPTPQKTNFSLRRILYITSISLALFFVPFAITKALTHTPPRIKIYTNGINKIITISRIKNTIDKQAINSVIEELNYQLIGTVDFYEIGRTIKDNRDTIILSHRSGLFSIDCINKSHNSINTYVSYADASILNKLKDGTVCQS from the coding sequence ATGGACATCACTAAAGGTAGGAAAATAATCACAGCTCGCCAAAACAACGACAACCCAATTATCAAAACAGACACCAAAGGATATAAATGTTCAATTCCAGAATTTTATATATTAAAAGAGCTATACCTCAGTCGAGGCCAAGCAGTAAGCAGAGATAAACTCTTGGATGCCGGCTGGCATGGAAGAATTGTTTCCCCAAATTCCATTCCAGTTGCCATTGCCAATCTGAGAAGAATATTCAGAGAGATTTCCGGCAACAACATTATATTCACCAAGAAAGGTTTTGGTTACGGCCTTGATACACTTCAGGGCAATATCCAGCTGGAGTTCATCAATGACAACATCAATCCCGTTTATACCGAAGCGGTAACGCCTACCCCACAAAAGACCAACTTCAGCTTAAGACGAATTCTGTATATCACAAGCATATCATTGGCATTATTCTTTGTACCATTCGCAATAACAAAAGCGCTGACACACACACCACCCAGAATAAAAATATACACCAACGGAATAAATAAGATAATTACTATATCAAGGATCAAGAACACAATAGACAAGCAAGCCATAAACTCAGTCATTGAAGAACTAAACTATCAACTCATTGGCACTGTAGACTTCTATGAAATTGGGAGAACAATAAAGGATAACAGAGACACTATTATCTTGAGCCATAGATCAGGTTTATTTTCGATCGACTGCATTAATAAATCGCATAACAGTATTAATACCTATGTCAGTTATGCAGATGCCTCAATACTCAATAAGCTGAAGGATGGAACTGTATGCCAAAGTTAA